The sequence ACCGCGCTGAGCGCCGTGCTGCAACACCCGGACCTGTTGGGCGAGCCGGTGGCGCTCACGGTGAACTACGCCGCGGCGCTGGCCGACGGCCCGTTTGAAGTGATCGCCCGAGCCGCCCGCAGCAACCGATCCACCCAGCACTGGGTGGTGGAGATCGTGCAGTCTGGCGAGACCGTGCTCACCGGCACGGCGCTCACCGCTGCGCGTCGCGACACGTGGAGCGTGGACGAACTGGCCGCGCCCGACATGCCCACGCCCGATGCGGTGGGCAAGCCCAACATGGCGGCGCCGGTGGAATGGGTCAAACGCTATGACATCCGCATCACCGAAGGCGCGATTCCCACCGCGTGGGACGGCGGTGGTGACGCCAGCCGCACCACGCTGTGGATGCGCGACGAACCCGCGCGCCCACTGGACTTCTGCAGCCTCGCCGCCATGGCCGACGTGTTCTACCCACGCGTGTGGCTGCGCCGCGCCACGCGGGTGCCGGCGGGCACGGTGTCGATGACGGTGTATTTCCACGCCGGCTCCGCGCAGTTGGCCGCTGCCGGCGCGGGCTGGCTGAAAGGG is a genomic window of Hydrogenophaga sp. RAC07 containing:
- a CDS encoding acyl-CoA thioesterase, which produces MTLHVFDQAIALQPLGDGRFTGNTSPAYANMVGPFGGVTAATALSAVLQHPDLLGEPVALTVNYAAALADGPFEVIARAARSNRSTQHWVVEIVQSGETVLTGTALTAARRDTWSVDELAAPDMPTPDAVGKPNMAAPVEWVKRYDIRITEGAIPTAWDGGGDASRTTLWMRDEPARPLDFCSLAAMADVFYPRVWLRRATRVPAGTVSMTVYFHAGSAQLAAAGAGWLKGQAQAQAFRNGFFDQTAQVWNEAGHLLATTHQVVYFKG